A genomic segment from Necator americanus strain Aroian chromosome III, whole genome shotgun sequence encodes:
- a CDS encoding hypothetical protein (NECATOR_CHRIII.G10672.T3): protein MPRFIESRTFQLLCNVPAEYYRLVKEALSLRQKIVAARQSIHFLNRCLHHSVTPNFIGQKRLHNLCGLPENSHQVRAIQQQLLRIVLKKKRDEMYAMIKKCTSKEQYCGQYLEDRLWKRIVDGSISICNSIRSNLKITLQRKFDCLLSKSRSDNAQPPNAMTLPGRSERDTICNEGVLSNVSRVTVLGGFTLSENARNRERDQRSLRESLAIPFPCVFFKQQIANPAVDAKFRLFANDVYKTVARFRENRTKSNISLAQKQGIKEVRELISSKQIRLSTSDKGGEFVVIPHQLDIAITERHLQDISLYRLSSVSEFMKKSRFLNEQWVKVAKSAEFPPSLIARLKIDLPTCPVLYLLIKTHKLQSSSDLASTDPATFKVRPIISSVGGPTDRIGWFLNTIFAQVLSHIPAHLTNTRMFLDHLRTAQLTRDCVMESFDVEALYTNVSNDSAIQAMFELLKENIRTINLHGLSISQLMVLLKACLDCNIFRWSGNYFAQLRGLAMGQRLAPTLAISFMAKIEAPVLELRPLFYSRYIDDCFVICATQAEMDEYFGLLNRQSEHIKLAREKPQDNWLPFLNIQVCISNGTYQTKWYRKPSNKNILVHFLSAHPFHMKKAVLNNMFRTARTVCSGPEERKESLTLAHEIAVSNGYEVRTSETRRYRSERARQVENPTTDKIPLCFPYISDEVSAAIRRCLRRADLDSSVSVVEIPPNNLKHQLVRNRLYDTICTTPNCIICPTGRSGDCLRSGVIYLISCTNCGDEYIGETARPLYVRIKEHLSGKNRLRGWTPLGAHRTQKHDGADFEIRVQILAHETKTLARKSLEAFWIQAKNPKMNRKGECLSITRELAPYLECQRSMLGVSDIREAELKKATSCWVLRDRRKLHLLDSYTLLRRSSNEVFLGPSCKYSGRLYPDYTPAPAPECESVLTRKERSARTNKPYDTCIRVHFGICEQRKEEDM, encoded by the exons atgccgaggttcattgaaagtcgaacttttcaactgctTTGTAATGTGCCAGCTGAATATTATCGACTTGTGAAGGAAGCACTGTCGCTGAGACAGAAGATCGTAGCAGCTAGACAGTCAATCCACTTTCTCAACCGCTGCCTGCATCATAGTGTTACTCCCAACTTTATTGGGCAGAAACGACTACACAATCTGTGCGGGCTACCAGAGAACAGCCACCAAGTACGAGCAATTCAACAACAACTCCTACGCATTGTACTGAAGAAGAAGCGAGACGAAATGTACGCAATGATAAAGAAGTGTACGTCGAAGGAGCAGTATTGCGGTCAATACTTGGAAGATCGTCTCTGGAAGAGAATAGTGGATGGGTCGATTTCGATTTGCAATTCTATTCGATCTAACCTCAAGATAACTCTACAGAGAAAATTCGATTGCCTTTTGAGTAAATCACGAAGCGACAATGCACAACCACCAAATGCTATGACCCTTCCTGGCAGGAGTGAACGCGACACTATTTGTAACGAGGGTGTCCTATCAAATGTTTCTCGAGTGACCGTGTTAGGAGGATTCACACTCTCTGAGAATGCGCG CAACAGGGAAAGAGACCAAAGATCACTCAGAGAAAGTCTCGCGATACCTTTCCCGTGTGTGTTCTTTAAACAACAAATCGCTAACCCAGCTGTAGATGCGAAATTCCGGCTCTTTGCAAACGATGTATATAAAACGGTAGCTCGATTTCGTGAGAACAGAACTAAGTCTAACATTTCTCTTGCACAAAAGCAAGGTATTAAGGAAGTTCGAGAGTTGATTAGTTCTAAACAAATAAGGTTATCCACAAGTGATAAAGGTGGGGAGTTTGTGGTCATTCCACACCAGCTGGATATTGCAATAACAGAAAGACATTTGCAAGATATCTCACTATATCGTTTATCCTCCGTTAGtgagttcatgaagaaatctCGTTTTTTAAACGAGCAATGGGTTAAGGTAGCAAAATCCGCCGagtttcctccttctttaATTGCTCGCCTTAAGATTGACCTGCCGACCTGTCCAGTGCTCTATCTCCTTATCAAGACGCACAAACTCCAGTCCAGCAGCGATCTGGCTTCCACTGACCCTGCTACATTCAAAGTAAGACCTATAATTAGTAGTGTAGGGGGTCCTACGGATAGGATAGGGTGGTTCTTAAACACAATATTTGCACAAGTATTGAGCCATATACCTGCCCATTTGACAAATACCCGTATGTTCCTAGACCACCTACGCACAGCACAACTGACAAGAGACTGTGTCATGGAGTCTTTTGACGTCGAAGCCCTGTATACGAATGTATCTAATGACTCTGCGATACAGGCTATGTTCGAactgctgaaagaaaacataagaacCATCAATTTACACGGATTGTCAATCTCCCAATTGATGGTTCTTCTCAAGGCGTGCCTCGATTGCAATATCTTTAGATGGTCCGGGAATTACTTTGCACAGCTTAGAGGTTTAGCTATGGGGCAGAGATTGGCTCCCACCTtagctatttcatttatggccAAAATTGAAGCACCTGTTCTGGAACTACGTCCATTGTTCTACTCTCGGTACATTGACGATTGTTTTGTCATTTGCGCCACCCAAGCGGAGATGGACGAATATTTTGGCTTGTTGAACCGACAGTCCGAACACATAAAACTTGCTAGGGAGAAACCACAGGATAACTGGCTTCCTTTTCTGAACATCCAGGTTTGCATCTCAAACGGTACGTACCAAACGAAATGGTATCGTAAGCCGAGTAACAAAAACatcttggttcattttctttctgctcatccatttCACATGAAGAAAGCTGTGCTTAACAACATGTTCCGCACGGCAAGAACTGTTTGTAGTGGacctgaggagagaaaggaatcaTTAACTTTGGCTCACGAAATTGCTGTTTCGAATGGTTATGAAGTCCGAACGTCTGAAACGAGACGATACCGAAGTGAACGAGCACGGCAAGTGGAAAACCCCACCACAGATAAGATACCTCTTTGCTTTCCTTACATCTCCGATGAAGTGAGCGCTGCCattaggcggtgtctgaggagagcagacttggatagctccgtttcggtcgttgaaataccaccgaacaatttgaaacatcaattagttcggaatcgtttatacgataccatctgtacaacaccgaactgtattatttgtcccacaggtagatcaggagactgcttgagatccggggtaatctacctgatttcttgcacgaactgtggcgacgagtatatcggtgaaacggcacgaccgctgtatgtccgcatcaaagagcacttgagcggcaagaataggttacgaggatggacacctttaggtgcccatagaacacaaaaacacgacggagccgattttgaaattagggtccaaatcttagcgcacgaaactaaaacgttggctcgaaaatcgctggaggcattttggatccaagccaaaaatcctaaaatgaaccgcaagggtgaatgtctgtcgataacgcgggaactcgcgccatatctcgaatg tcagcggtccatgctaggcgtctccgatataag AGAAGCAGAACTGAAAAAGGCGACATCGTGTTGGGTACTGAGAGACCGTAGAAAACTTCATCTGTTAGATAGCTACACATTGCTTCGGCGCTCCTCCAACGAG GTCTTTTTGGGACCAAGTTGTAAATATTCGGGAAGATTGTACCCCGACTACACGCCAGCTCCTGCCCCTGAGTGCGAGTCCGTTTTGACGCGTAAGGAGAGGAGTGCTCG AACGAATAAGCCATATGACACATGTATTCGTGTTCATTTCGGTATCTGTGAGCAGCGCAAGGAAGAGGATATGTAG
- a CDS encoding hypothetical protein (NECATOR_CHRIII.G10672.T1), which produces MPRFIESRTFQLLCNVPAEYYRLVKEALSLRQKIVAARQSIHFLNRCLHHSVTPNFIGQKRLHNLCGLPENSHQVRAIQQQLLRIVLKKKRDEMYAMIKKCTSKEQYCGQYLEDRLWKRIVDGSISICNSIRSNLKITLQRKFDCLLSKSRSDNAQPPNAMTLPGRSERDTICNEGVLSNVSRVTVLGGFTLSENARNRERDQRSLRESLAIPFPCVFFKQQIANPAVDAKFRLFANDVYKTVARFRENRTKSNISLAQKQGIKEVRELISSKQIRLSTSDKGGEFVVIPHQLDIAITERHLQDISLYRLSSVSEFMKKSRFLNEQWVKVAKSAEFPPSLIARLKIDLPTCPVLYLLIKTHKLQSSSDLASTDPATFKVRPIISSVGGPTDRIGWFLNTIFAQVLSHIPAHLTNTRMFLDHLRTAQLTRDCVMESFDVEALYTNVSNDSAIQAMFELLKENIRTINLHGLSISQLMVLLKACLDCNIFRWSGNYFAQLRGLAMGQRLAPTLAISFMAKIEAPVLELRPLFYSRYIDDCFVICATQAEMDEYFGLLNRQSEHIKLAREKPQDNWLPFLNIQVCISNGTYQTKWYRKPSNKNILVHFLSAHPFHMKKAVLNNMFRTARTVCSGPEERKESLTLAHEIAVSNGYEVRTSETRRYRSERARQVENPTTDKIPLCFPYISDEVSAAIRRCLRRADLDSSVSVVEIPPNNLKHQLVRNRLYDTICTTPNCIICPTGRSGDCLRSGVIYLISCTNCGDEYIGETARPLYVRIKEHLSGKNRLRGWTPLGAHRTQKHDGADFEIRVQILAHETKTLARKSLEAFWIQAKNPKMNRKGECLSITRELAPYLECQRSMLGVSDIREAELKKATSCWVLRDRRKLHLLDSYTLLRRSSNEVFLGPSCKYSGRLYPDYTPAPAPECESVLTRKERSARIVAAELPWGVPKVVPVVALDYGLPTGSFAGQSVLMDLFSLFERKIQTVVEEEPVEKLLNKSLQRGGDPYFDNLCRTLHGISELCLPSVVNALIGWHQRSELKINESMNSATDNRILMKKLLAVNYLFCIVLIEVLPQVEFHLCACEQQVKYLLDSSFHQVQYKDPATLGVNNTNSLVVAETYAEVIGVLSETHFTHIHRQFISILTDLKKDSSAMVSHNMISLLMAMKFVKIKNSILKMLPSTLHSQIFLKTNQVDDFELGIKFLDDLGSFLLEVKDKDVKHAVAGLLVEILLPVAAQIKREANIPALITFVSKLYGPTNELASKKQHKLAAYPLLTCLLCVSQRQFFLSNWVPFLNNALANLKNRDSRISRVALESLYRLLWVYMIRNNCDGNSATRTRLESICGSLFPKGNRGIVPRDAPLNIFVKIIHFIAQQKLDFAFKEVIFDLLACNRSQRSLYPERMNIGIRALMVIADGLQQKDEPPAMPKSMGPSASGTIQRLKKKTYITRPLTVDIARAIGLDQYYIPCRKAFDTILRILDTQVGRPLMMTAIQRGKEPDELLGGEVKPKLDLFRTCVAAIPRLLPEPMTYTDLIDILTRTTVHVDEELRTMAGNTLQNMLGEFPEWREHIIIAEITLLHNQLTDFYPAVLDEALRLLHQMIVTWKSAALQEKKKEQEKDVSCENNVHSAPPLYVLNYASVLHAVEGFALVMLCQIRPQPRKIAISLLKEVKQIISILSLDNVDVPVITVLDEATPYVVRKYIEHVPMYERISWNMDFTSVCEKIAAVDTDICLVNSDKGNEYFQWDPWACALSGYAERKHLLMRCPSAIASAWPALFSRLLAVNAYVDPSNPQNENRASLLRGSKSKGSSVCGEALSQEGCLSLWQKYLVLCCAFAPSPNNVNSLISRSFSPTSSMETDVLRSVSSSLRASSRIPSNASLSQLFTKIAAMLRWENMIDIRDSVVLGVGSMSAAAFETFFEDLNQRGILRDAMEKKVETNLRRRKRKDLLRLQIIRIIEVAVFRGLLESTMIDCLGSLSPLILDFVDTMRANLESDLDRDIAVVTMMRLHFSKLVAVIIDSVNPENRANLIPDEKKQSLFYLFIGWCSRTIAADKKNRENDVGSYVEQKAALAMTRLLSCGRIFEAQKSIGEDGYLYGWLERLVSSANATMQSEVEEMLAWMLELNESSHLLDWLMAQCYCQPSQVAAKCFRALVRVFSRRDFPCEFISLFVLCQAMLGDASVADAAVHMIEILKRQFLDSTMLVSPQLAPTVGNISSPPVHLRSPVVTSSHSHCFPMDQQAVCRNLANSYPHLTITIFSEVSSRLEGARNQNQTHLIALLLPWVENIELVDAVAGEDACEGPRGWGSEEATQLLLNNLMYLTVCLAADHERELAELWRALALSFPANLPVILNYIYVVTVLSHEALLPYAKRVCIMLAGVVGNRISALLLEQLSTSSDSSRLTLERSDIPPYYKWRDETADFKKDSVVEIKSPVRESPIGDRFLGASDDAVKEGVRLLPMPAYGGYYSRLCAYLPPTTQPVQFFTRTSVFGQVASSSSNPTNSSELIGQGDLPVSLIYDQRSEDDLL; this is translated from the exons atgccgaggttcattgaaagtcgaacttttcaactgctTTGTAATGTGCCAGCTGAATATTATCGACTTGTGAAGGAAGCACTGTCGCTGAGACAGAAGATCGTAGCAGCTAGACAGTCAATCCACTTTCTCAACCGCTGCCTGCATCATAGTGTTACTCCCAACTTTATTGGGCAGAAACGACTACACAATCTGTGCGGGCTACCAGAGAACAGCCACCAAGTACGAGCAATTCAACAACAACTCCTACGCATTGTACTGAAGAAGAAGCGAGACGAAATGTACGCAATGATAAAGAAGTGTACGTCGAAGGAGCAGTATTGCGGTCAATACTTGGAAGATCGTCTCTGGAAGAGAATAGTGGATGGGTCGATTTCGATTTGCAATTCTATTCGATCTAACCTCAAGATAACTCTACAGAGAAAATTCGATTGCCTTTTGAGTAAATCACGAAGCGACAATGCACAACCACCAAATGCTATGACCCTTCCTGGCAGGAGTGAACGCGACACTATTTGTAACGAGGGTGTCCTATCAAATGTTTCTCGAGTGACCGTGTTAGGAGGATTCACACTCTCTGAGAATGCGCG CAACAGGGAAAGAGACCAAAGATCACTCAGAGAAAGTCTCGCGATACCTTTCCCGTGTGTGTTCTTTAAACAACAAATCGCTAACCCAGCTGTAGATGCGAAATTCCGGCTCTTTGCAAACGATGTATATAAAACGGTAGCTCGATTTCGTGAGAACAGAACTAAGTCTAACATTTCTCTTGCACAAAAGCAAGGTATTAAGGAAGTTCGAGAGTTGATTAGTTCTAAACAAATAAGGTTATCCACAAGTGATAAAGGTGGGGAGTTTGTGGTCATTCCACACCAGCTGGATATTGCAATAACAGAAAGACATTTGCAAGATATCTCACTATATCGTTTATCCTCCGTTAGtgagttcatgaagaaatctCGTTTTTTAAACGAGCAATGGGTTAAGGTAGCAAAATCCGCCGagtttcctccttctttaATTGCTCGCCTTAAGATTGACCTGCCGACCTGTCCAGTGCTCTATCTCCTTATCAAGACGCACAAACTCCAGTCCAGCAGCGATCTGGCTTCCACTGACCCTGCTACATTCAAAGTAAGACCTATAATTAGTAGTGTAGGGGGTCCTACGGATAGGATAGGGTGGTTCTTAAACACAATATTTGCACAAGTATTGAGCCATATACCTGCCCATTTGACAAATACCCGTATGTTCCTAGACCACCTACGCACAGCACAACTGACAAGAGACTGTGTCATGGAGTCTTTTGACGTCGAAGCCCTGTATACGAATGTATCTAATGACTCTGCGATACAGGCTATGTTCGAactgctgaaagaaaacataagaacCATCAATTTACACGGATTGTCAATCTCCCAATTGATGGTTCTTCTCAAGGCGTGCCTCGATTGCAATATCTTTAGATGGTCCGGGAATTACTTTGCACAGCTTAGAGGTTTAGCTATGGGGCAGAGATTGGCTCCCACCTtagctatttcatttatggccAAAATTGAAGCACCTGTTCTGGAACTACGTCCATTGTTCTACTCTCGGTACATTGACGATTGTTTTGTCATTTGCGCCACCCAAGCGGAGATGGACGAATATTTTGGCTTGTTGAACCGACAGTCCGAACACATAAAACTTGCTAGGGAGAAACCACAGGATAACTGGCTTCCTTTTCTGAACATCCAGGTTTGCATCTCAAACGGTACGTACCAAACGAAATGGTATCGTAAGCCGAGTAACAAAAACatcttggttcattttctttctgctcatccatttCACATGAAGAAAGCTGTGCTTAACAACATGTTCCGCACGGCAAGAACTGTTTGTAGTGGacctgaggagagaaaggaatcaTTAACTTTGGCTCACGAAATTGCTGTTTCGAATGGTTATGAAGTCCGAACGTCTGAAACGAGACGATACCGAAGTGAACGAGCACGGCAAGTGGAAAACCCCACCACAGATAAGATACCTCTTTGCTTTCCTTACATCTCCGATGAAGTGAGCGCTGCCattaggcggtgtctgaggagagcagacttggatagctccgtttcggtcgttgaaataccaccgaacaatttgaaacatcaattagttcggaatcgtttatacgataccatctgtacaacaccgaactgtattatttgtcccacaggtagatcaggagactgcttgagatccggggtaatctacctgatttcttgcacgaactgtggcgacgagtatatcggtgaaacggcacgaccgctgtatgtccgcatcaaagagcacttgagcggcaagaataggttacgaggatggacacctttaggtgcccatagaacacaaaaacacgacggagccgattttgaaattagggtccaaatcttagcgcacgaaactaaaacgttggctcgaaaatcgctggaggcattttggatccaagccaaaaatcctaaaatgaaccgcaagggtgaatgtctgtcgataacgcgggaactcgcgccatatctcgaatg tcagcggtccatgctaggcgtctccgatataag AGAAGCAGAACTGAAAAAGGCGACATCGTGTTGGGTACTGAGAGACCGTAGAAAACTTCATCTGTTAGATAGCTACACATTGCTTCGGCGCTCCTCCAACGAG GTCTTTTTGGGACCAAGTTGTAAATATTCGGGAAGATTGTACCCCGACTACACGCCAGCTCCTGCCCCTGAGTGCGAGTCCGTTTTGACGCGTAAGGAGAGGAGTGCTCG AATTGTAGCAGCAGAGCTGCCATGGGGTGTCCCCAAGGTTGTTCCAGTGGTAGCCCTCGACTACGGCCTTCCGACTGGCTCGTTTGCTGGACAATCCGTTCTCATGGATTTGTTCagtctttttgaaagaaaaatacagaCCGTTGTTGAAGAAGAACCCGTT GAAAAACTACTTAACAAGTCCCTACAACGTGGTGGTGATCCTTACTTCGATAATCTATGCCGTACTCTACATGGGATAAGTGAACTCTGTTTACCCTCTGTCGTTAATGCGCTGATTGGATGGCATCAACGCTCGGAGTTGAAAATCAACGAGAGTATGAACTCAGC TACTGATAATCGTATTCTTATGAAGAAACTACTGGCtgttaattatttgttttgtatagTGCTTATCGAAGTTCTTCCACAG GTTGAGTTTCATCTTTGCGCATGTGAACAACAAGTGAAATATCTGCTTGACAGTTCATTCCATCAAGTTCAGTACAAAGATCC GGCCACGTTGGGCGTCAATAACACAAACAGTCTTGTAGTAGCAGAAACCTATGCTGAGGTCATTGGAGTTTTGTCAGAAACCCATTTTACACATATTCATAG GCAGTTCATTTCTATCTTAACCGATTTGAAGAAAGACAGTTCAGCAATGGTTAGCCACAACATGATCTCACTCCTAATGGCGATGAAATTCGTAAAAATAAAG AATTCAATTCTGAAAATGCTGCCTTCAACTTTACACTCGCAGATCTTTTTAAAGACTAATCAAGTGGACGATTTCGAACTGGGGATAAAGTTTCTAGATGACCTGGGTTCGTTTCTGCTTGAAGTGAAAGATAAG GATGTGAAGCACGCTGTGGCTGGTCTGCTCGTTGAAATTCTTCTTCCCGTTGCAGCG CAAATAAAGCGTGAGGCTAATATTCCTGCACTCATCACTTTTGTTAGCAAGTTATATGGGCCCACAAATGAATTAGCCTCGAAGAAGCAGCATAAGCTG GCTGCATATCCTCTTCTTACGTGTCTCCTCTGCGTGAGTCAACGTCAGTTCTTCCTATCTAATTGGGTGCCATTCCTTAACAATGCTCTTGCGAATTTAAAAAACAGGGACTCTAGAATTTCCCGTGTAGCTCTGGAGTCTTTGTACAGATTATTATG GGTGTACATGATACGAAACAATTGTGATGGGAACTCGGCAACTCGTACAAGGCTAGAGTCAATTTGTGGGAGTTTGTTTCCGAAGGGAAATCGTGGTATTGTTCCACGAGATGCACCgctaaatatttttgttaaaatcATCCACTTCATTGCTCAGCAAAAACTGGATTTCGCTTTTAAG GAAGTGATTTTTGATCTCCTTGCCTGCAATCGTTCGCAAAGGTCTCTTTACCCAGAACGAATGAATATCGGAATCAGAGCTTTAATGGTAATTGCTGACGGACTTCAGCAAAAGGACGAACCGCCTGCTATGCCAAAATCTATGG gCCCGTCTGCTAGTGGAACAATACaacgtttgaaaaagaaaacctataTCACTCGTCCATTGACCGTTGATATTGCTAGAGCCATAGGACTCGATCAGTATTACATTCCTTGTCGGAAAGCTTTTGACACGATACTGCGTATCCTGGATACTCAG GTTGGTCGCCCATTAATGATGACGGCAATACAGAGGGGTAAAGAACCAGATGAACTCTTAGg AGGAGAAGTGAAGCCGAAGTTAGATCTGTTCCGAACATGTGTGGCTGCAATACCACGGCTGCTTCCGGAGCCTATGACTTACACG GACTTGATAGACATATTAACCAGAACAACAGTTCATGTTGACGAAGAACTTCGCACCATGGCTGGGAACACTCTTCAGAATATGCTAGGGGAATTTCCAGAGTGGAGAGAGCATATAATTATAGCGGAAATTACTCTCCTTCACAATCAGCTAACG GACTTCTACCCAGCTGTTCTTGACGAAGCTCTTCGGCTTTTACATCAAATGATAGTCACTTGGAAATCGGCTGCGTtgcaggagaaaaagaaagaacaagaaaag GATGTTAGCTGTGAGAACAACGTGCATTCTGCTCCTCCACTTTATGTGCTAAATTATGCTTCTGTTCTACATGCTGTGGAGGGTTTCGCTCTAGTTATGTTGTGTCAAATTAG ACCGCAACCGAGGAAGATAGCCATATCGTTGCTGAAGGAGGTGAAACAAATCATATCAATCTTGTCACTCGAT AAcgtcgatgtgccagtcatcACTGTGCTTGATGAGGCTACTCCGTATGTTGTTCGTAAATACATCGAGCACGTGCCTATGTATGAAAGA ATCAGTTGGAATATGGATTTCACGTCAGTCTGTGAAAAAATTGCTGCAGTTGACACTGACATTTGCCTC GTAAATAGTGACAAGGGAAACGAGTATTTCCAATGGGATCCTTGGGCGTGTGCTCTGAGTGGATATGCAGAGAGAAAGCATTTGCTTATGCG GTGCCCCTCAGCTATCGCTAGTGCTTGGCCGGCACTATTCAGCCGTTTGCTTGCTGTCAATGCGTACGTAGATCCGAG TAATCCACAAAACGAAAACCGAGCTTCTCTGCTTCGTGGTAGCAAGAGCAAAGGATCATCTGTGTGTGGTGAAGCCCTTAGTCAAGAGGGTTGTCTCTCCTTGTGGCAGAAGTATCTTGTTCTATGCTGTGCATTCGCTCCATCGCCGAACAATGTCAACAGTTTGATATCTAGAAGTTTCAGCCCTACCTCATC AATGGAGACAGATGTGCTAAGAAGTGTGTCCTCGTCTCTACGGGCATCTTCACGTATTCCCTCCAATGCCTCACTGTCGCAGTTGTTCACAAAAATCGCTGCAATGCTACGCTGGGAAAATATGATTGATATTCGCGATAGTGTTGTTCTCG GAGTAGGATCAATGAGTGCTGCAGCATTTGAGACATTTTTCGAAGATCTGAATCAACGTGGTATTTTGCGAGATGCAATGGAGAAAAAG GTAGAGACAAATCTCAGACGTCGTAAGCGTAAAGATCTTTTGCGACTGCAAATCATCCGCATAATTGAG GTGGCCGTATTTCGTGGTTTACTGGAATCCACAATGATTGATTGTCTTGGCAGTCTGAGTCCACTGATTCTAGATTTCGTTGATACAATGAGGGCAAATCTTGAAAGTGACCTG GACCGAGATATAGCGGTGGTTACTATGATGCGTCTCCATTTTTCCAAACTTGTCGCTGTTATTATTGATAGCGTGAATCCTGAAAATCGTGCAAACCTCATTCCGGACGAGAAGAAGCAGAGCCTTTTCTACCTGTTTATTGGATGGTGCAGTCGAACAATAGCAGCCGACAAGAAAAACCGTGAAAACGAT GTAGGATCATACGTAGAACAGAAGGCAGCTTTGGCAATGACTCGTCTTCTCAGTTGTGGGAGAATATTTGAAGCGCAAAAATCTATAGGTGAAGACGGCTATTTATACGGCTGGTTGGAGAGGCTCGTGTCAAGTGCTAACGCTACG ATGCAGAGCGAAGTTGAAGAAATGTTGGCATGGATGTTGGAGCTGAACGAATCCAGTCATCTACTAGATTGGCTTATGGCGCAATGTTACTGTCAACCTAGCCAAGTAGCTGCAAAATGTTTCCGAGCTCTTGTTCGCGTATTCTCTCGGCGAGACTTCCCGTGCGAATTCATATCCCTGTTCGTACTTTGCCAAGCAATGCTAGGCGATGCTAGCGTCGCAGATGCTGCTGTTCACATGATCGAGATCCTGAAGAGGCAGTTCCTAGAcag CACCATGCTTGTATCACCGCAATTGGCACCAACTGTTGGAAATATCTCTTCTCCTCCTGTTCATCTGAGATCTCCCGTTGTTACAAGTTCGCACAGTCACTGTTTTCCTATGGATCAACAAGCTGTCTGTCGAAACCTGGCAAACTCGTATCCACATCTCACCATCACGATATTCAGCG AGGTGTCGTCTCGCCTCGAGGGTGCACGTAATCAAAATCAAACTCATTTGATTGCGCTGTTGTTGCCATGGGTTGAAAATATCGAGTTGGTTGATGCAGTAGCAGGAGAAGATGCTTGTGAAG